The nucleotide window ACTACGCATATTTTGGCTTACGAAGGTGACTCAAAGTGGTTCTGGTTTGAAGGAAACTTTGATTCATATGAAAAGAACAAGATCGAACGACTCGGTGTCGATGCTGCTCGTCCACATCGCGTGACGTATCGAAAGCTCACACGCTAATGCGCCACAGTGCAAAAGTTCACGTGCGCTGGGATGACCTCGATGCATTTGGCCATATCAATAACGCCGCATACTTAGTTTTTGTCCAAGAAGCACGCGCGGATTTCACATGGTTTACCCGTGAAAAAGCGGGCAAGAAACCATTACTTGCCGACATGGTTGTTGCACGCGCCGAAATCGATTACATCGAACCAATCTATGACGGTGGCATGGAAATCGAATGCCAAATTTGGATCACTCGGATTGGTAATGCATCTTTTGAGATGGAGTACGAACTTATTCATAAGGGCGTTATTCGCGCACGTGTGAAAACAACACAGGTGGCTGTTTCAATTGAAACAAAGAAATCTCGTCCGCTCAGCGATGAAGAACGTGAATTTTTAAGTGAGTACCTCGAGGAAACCAAGTAATTGAGTAAGAAAAAGATCCTGCACCCAGCATGGATCGCTATGGGCGTTACATTCGTAACGCTGGCAATTACTGCCGGATTTAGAAGTGCTTCATCTGTACTGATAATTCCACTAGAAGACTCTTTTGGTTGGGGACGCGAACAAGTTTCTTTAGCAGTTGCAATAAACGTACTTGTATATGGCTTGGTAGCACCTTTTGCCGCAGCCCTCATGGAACGCTTTGGAATACGCAGAGTTGTTATGTCAGCTCTGCTATCTGTCAGCGCAGGTGCCGGACTTACTATTTTCATGAACGCGCCTTGGCAACTCATGGCTCTGTGGGGCTTCGTAGTTGGTGCAAGCACTGGCTCGCTTGCCCTTGTCTTTGCAGCAACTGTTGCCAATCGTTGGTTCGTTGAAAAACGCGGAATTGTTATCGGTGTATTAACTGCTAGCTCTGCAACCGGACAGCTGATTTTCTTACCGGGACTTTCAAGAATTGCAGAAGTTAATGGCTGGAAGAGTGTTTCTTTAACAATTACATTTGTGGCCCTCGCTTTGCTCCCTCTTGTGTGGTTATTTCTAAAGGAGCGCCCACAAGATGTTGGTGTTCTTCCTTATGGCGCCCCAGATAACTGGCAGCCACCAGCCAAGAGCTCAATGAGCGCTGGGGCATTAGCAATTGACACTCTCAAGCAAGCAAGTAAGAAAAAAGATTTCTGGTATTTGTTTGGCTCTTTCTTTGTTTGTGGTCTTTCAACCAATGGATTAATCGGAACACATTTCATTCCCGCGGCCCATGATCACGGAATGGGAACTACAACAGCAGCAAGTCTTCTGGCTCTGGTTGGAGTTTTTGACCTTGTGGGAACTATCGCTTCAGGTTGGCTTACAGATAAATATGATCCACGTAAGTTGCTCTTCTTTTACTATGGATTTAGAGGATTATCACTTCTTCTTCTGCCATCGATTTTGTTTGCATCCATTCATCCTTCAACACTGGTTTTTGTGATTTTCTATGGTCTTGATTGGGTTGCAACAGTTCCACCAACGATCATGCTCTGTCGCACAATTCTTGGACCAGAACGCGCAACGGTTGTCTATGGGTGGGTTTTCGTTGCTCATCAAATTGGTGGCGCCATTGCTGCCTTTGGAGCGGCTGTATTACGCGTTCAATTTGGGGATTATGCAATTGCTTTCTATATCAGCGCGGTTTTGTGTTTAATCACTTCATACTTTGTTCTGCAAATTGCAAAAGGCCAATCTCGCGAGGCAATTACTACATGAGCACCATCTATGACGAAATTGGCAGTGAAGCATTTGAGCAATTAGTTTCACATTTTTACGCACTCGTTTCAATTAATCCCGTCATTGCACCTATGTATCCAAAAGATGATTTACATGGCGCAGCCCTTCGCTTGAAAATGTTCCTGGAGCAATATTGGGGCGGACCGACAACATATACAGAAGAGCGTGGACACCCGCGTCTTCGTATGCGTCACGCAGAGTTTCACATTGACACAAAAGCTCGCGATGAGTGGCTATCGTGCATGAGAGAAGCAGTTGCTGATTTAAAGATTCGCGAAGATCTAAAGATCCAGTTGTGGGAGTATCTTGAAATGGCAGCCAATGCCATGGTCAATCAACCAGATTGAGAAAGATTTCCAACCTTTAAGATTTCACCATTTCGTAAATACCAGAGCGTTCCTTGTGTATCGCGAATGGTTGTAATTCTTAATCCTACTTTTTCAACAGTGCCCTTAACATCTAGAACATCAACTAAGTCACCGACTCCGTATTGATCTTCAATGAGCATGAAGATTCCAGAGAGAATATCGCGCACCAAAGTTTGCGCACCGAGTCCGAGGGCAACACCTATAACACCGGCGGAAGCAATGATTGGTCCTAAGTTAAATCCGAATTCACCGAGAATCATTGCAACGGCTAGTACCCAAATAATTGCGTTTAATGTGCTGGATAAAACAGTTCCCGTCGTGCGCGCTCTTTCTTTTTGACGTGAAACGGAATTTGTCGGACCCGGTACTAAATCAGCTGTCGCCAATCGAGTCATCGCTCGATCTATGGCACGGCCGCCGAAATATTGAGTAAATAGCGCACCTGCAATGACCAGCAAAATTCGCAAGGGGGAACCGCTAAACCACTGCCATATTTGTTGAAAACTCTCGCTCATAAATCACACTCTAACGAAATTGACATAAGAAATTTACTCAGAAATACCCCCTTATTGATACCTTTTAAGGCAAGATAAACCAATCGGCGCGGGCCACGCGCTGAGAATCGGAGAACAGATGTTGCGGACCTTGGTCTTAAATGCCACCTACGAACCACTGGGTGTTATTTCAGATCGTCGCGCTCTCATTCTCTGCCTCAACTCCAGAGCAACAATGGTTGAAGATTCTGGGACGGTTTTGCGCTATTCATCCGGAGAAATCGCGCTTCCATCAGTTATTAGATTAAATAAATTTGTTCGCATTCCATATCGCCATTCAGTGCCGCTTTCACGTCGGGCAATATTTGCTCGTGACGGGGGACGCTGTGTTTATTGTGCGGCGCCTGCAACATCTATTGATCATGTGATTCCACGCAGCCGTGGCGGTGCTCACAATTGGGAAAACGTTGTTTCTGCATGTCATCGATGCAATCACACCAAGGCAGATAAGCCATTAAAGGACTTGGGATGGCGTTTGCGCACACTTCCACGCGAACCTGTTGGTGCGGCATGGAGAATTCTTGGAACGGGTCGTACGGATAAGACGTGGTTGCCATACCTCGAACCATTTGGTGTGGCAGCAGCAACTGCCTAAATAACTTAGACTTACCTATATGTTGAACAACTTAGTTTCAGGCTTGTCCATGATCAATCAAGAAGATGGAACGATTCCTGGTCCAGCTTTAAGCGCTCTTGAAACAGTGATTACTTTCGTAATTGTTCCAACCGCGCTCTTTCTGGTTATTTCACTTATTGCCTATGCAGCAACTGCTGACCGAAAGAAGAGTGAAAAATCAGTTATTACTCATATTGAGTAATTAAGCATCCTTGGATTGAGCACGCAATGATCGTGCAAGTCCATCTCGACCTTCAATAATCACACGGCGCAGTGCGCTCGGTGCATCTTTGCCAGTGGCATCGATCCACTTTTGAGCTTTGGCCAAAGTTTCTTCACTGACTACAAAGCTTGGAAACAGCATGGTCGCTGTGGTTTCTGCGATTTCATAACCCGCAGTCGTCCACAGGTCGATCAAAATCGCAAAGTACTGATCTACAAATGGAGTCAGTAATTCAGATTGCATGGCAACGTTAAAGCCACGGCAGGTGTATGAGTGGATTGTGTTGCTCAATTTTTCTGAAGTTACTGCTGTGAATGCTCTTTCTTTCGCCGCAGCAGTTGGGATAGCAGCGTGAGCGAGTGCTCCGTATTGCTTTCCGTGAGCTGTGTTGTCCTTTGCAACTTCTGCATCAATATCTACTGGCCCAAGTAGTCCACGCTTTATGGCGCAGATCACAAGGTGCCAACGGATCTCAGCATCAACTGTTAAGCCCTTAACGCTGCCATTTAGAATTTCTAGAATCTCTCTGCCTTGTGCATCAGTTGCTGCTGATTCAGCAAAAGCACGTGCAAATGAAAGTTGGTGATCACTTGCCGCAGGTGCGGCCTTAAGGAATCCATGAAGAGCATCAGAAACTGTTGCGCGCAGTGCGGCGCGGTGGGAAGGCGCTGCATATAACCAAATAGCTGTCTCAATGTTTGTATTCGTTGCAGAGACTATGGAGATATCACTTTCTGTGCCAAGTGCGTTCAGTGCTATTGCTATGTAATCAGATGCGCTGAGTTCGCCATCTCGCACTGAATCCCATAGAGAAGCCCAAATCAGAGAGCGGGCCAAAGGTTCTTTTAAGCCACCAAGATGTGATTTCAGTGTGGCAATGGAGCGATCATCAAAGCGAAGTTTTGCATATGACAAGTCGCCATCATTGATTAAAACCAAATCTGCTTGCTTCTCACCCTTGAGTTCGACCACTTCAGTCATTGCGCCTGCAACATCTAGAGCAACACTTTTTCTCTTAACAAGTGAATCTCCGGCGATATCAAAGAGTGCAACGCGCAGACGGTGTGGACGCAATTCTTTTGATCCAACAGGCATCGTTGGCGCCTCTTGCTTAATTGCTAATTTCTTATACACACCTGACTCAATTTCAATCTCAGGACGCAATGTATTTACACCTGCAGTCTGTAACCACGTGGCGGCCCATGGCTTGAGATCGCGGCCACTTGTGGCTTCTAGTTCGACCATAAGGTCATTTAGAGTTGTATTTTTAAAGGCGTGCTTTGTGAAGTAGATACGTAAGCCCTTAATGAAATTTTCACGGCCAACGTGCTCAACTAATTGCTGAAGCACAGATGCACCCTTTGCATATGAAATTCCATCGAAGTTTGTCTTCACATCTTCAAGGTCTTTCATCTCTGTGGCAATCGGGTGAGTAGTTGAAAGCTGATCTTGGCGATATGCCCAGTTCTTGCGCAGGGCGTTGAATTCAGTCCATGCATTTGTGTATTGAGTTGCTTCACTGGTTGCCATATACGAAGCCCATTCAGCGAATGATTCGTTGAGCCACAAATCTTCCCACCACGCCATGGTGACAAGATCGCCAAACCACATGTGCGCCATTTCATGCAAAATTGTGCTGGCACGACCGAGATGCTTGCTTTCGGTCACTTTACTTCTAAAGATCAAAACATCTTCATGGAAAGTTACGCAACCAACATTTTCCATTGCGCCCCAGTTGTATTCAGCGACAGCAAGTTGATCGTATTTTCCAAATGGATAGGCCAGACCGAAGGTCTTTTCAAAGTAGGCAAATCCTTGCTTTGTTACCTTAAAAATATTGTCAGCATCTACGTGCTTAAAAAATGATTTACGGGCATAGATTCCAAGTGGAATTATTTTCTCACCCACGTATTCATCTTTAACGTACTGATAGGCACCGGCCACAATCGCTGTGACATATGTTGAAATAATCTGTGACTCTTTGAATTGAGTTAATTTGGAGTCAGAACCCACATCAGTAACTGAATCGATGTCGTAGTTTGAAATTACTTCCCAGTGTTTTGGTGTAATCGCACTAATTGTAAATGTGGCCTTTTGATCTGGTTGATCAAAACAGGCATACATCTGTCGTGCATCTCCTGTTTCAAACTGGGTATAGAGATAGACCTCGTTATCTGCAGGATCTACGAATCGGTGTAAGCCTTCGCCTGTATTTGAATAGTTCGCTTCGATTTCAAGGAATAATTCATTCTCGGCTGCAAGTGCTGGCAGGTGGATTGTTTCTCCGTCGTAATCTTTTACTTCAAAGGCAACGCCATTTAACTTAGCTGAGAGAACGCGCTTTCCGACAGCGTCAATAAATGTGCTCGCTCCAGGCTTTAGTCCAGAGAATTTCACAGTCGTTTTAGCAATAAAAGTTTCAGCACTTGTTGTGAGATCTAGATCAATTCGATAACTATGGGTTTTAACCAGGGTAGAGCGTGTAGATGCTTCATCGCGGGTCAGATTTACTCCTGGCACAAGAACTCCTCATAATCTTTATCGTGTGTGATTTCAGGTTGATATCTAAGCATGTAAGAGTTACCCAGTGGAACGTCAAGGGATTAAGAGCTTTCGCTTACGCGGCAAACGGATGACTCGAGCACAAAATGCGGCTCTTGTGCGTTCCTGGGATCAATTTGGAATTATTGCCGGTACTTCAATTGATATCGATCACTTATTTCCATCAGCGAAAGAAGTAATCGTCGAAATCGGATTTGGCATGGGCGATGCCACGGCCGAAATAGCCAAAGCCCACCCCGACAATGGATACATCGCCATCGAGGTACATCCGCCAGGAATCGGAAAATTACTATCGCTGATAGAAGAACATGAATTAAGCAATGTGCGCATCATCGAAGGCGATGCAATCGAAATCCTTGAAACAATGTTTGCCGATCACAGCATTAATGGTTTTCACTTGTTTTTCCCAGATCCATGGCCAAAGATGAAACATAACAAGCGGCGCATTGTGAACGCTGAATTTCTAGCCTTAATTCATCTCAAACTTAAAGCCAGCGGTTATATAAATATCGCAACGGATTGGGTTGCCTACGCGGAGTCGATACAAGCAGTCTTTGCAGGATCCACGCTATTTACTGGGGGAGAAGTTTCCAGGCCCACATGGCGTCCCTATACAAAATTTGAAGGCAAAGGATTAGATAAAGATCACCGAATCAGCGATTTTCATTACCAAGTGAAAGATTAAATAGAACCCTTAGTTTCGAAATTTGATACTTGACCAATGCGGCGGATATGGCGCTGATCATTGCTAAAAGGCGTTGCCAAAAATGCATCAATAAGTTCTTTGCATACATCGATTGAGTGCATGCGCCCACCGATTGCAATCACATTTGCATCATTGTGCTCACGGGCTAATTTTGCTGTCTCAACACTCCAGACCAGTGCAGCCCGAATTCCCTTAACTTTATTAGCCGCCATCTGTTCGCCATTACCCGAACCACCCAGCACAATTCCAAAGGAACCTTTTTCGCTAGCAACTGCTTGCGCCGCTGGAATGCAAAAAACTGGGTAATCATCGAGAGCGTCATATTCGTGTGGTCCATGATCGATGACATCGTGACCAGAACTCTTTAAGTGCTCGATGAGAGAATTCTTTAATTCAAGGCCTGCATGATCGCTTCCGATGTGTACGCGCATGGCGAAATACTCTCATGCACAGAGGCACAAAACGAAAGACCCGCCACTAATTTCTTAGTAGCGGGTCTTTCTTACCCGTAAGGAGGAGATACGAATATTTAGTTAGAAGGTGTTGCTAGAGGAGCAGGTGCTGGCATTAATCCACCGTGCTTGCCTTTGCCCTTTACTTCGTTGATTTCTTCGCTCACGTGTGCGAGAAGAGCAGCTTTCAAGGTTGTGGCTTGTGCAGCAGTTATTTTTCCAGCAGCAAGACGAGCGTCAATCTTCTTTGAATGCTCAGCAACGAGAGCTGCAATTAATGCATCTTTCTTTGAGCCCGCAATTGCGGCAAGAGTTTCTCCTGCTTGCAATCGTGACTTAATTGTTGCTGAATCGATTCCAAGAATCGATGAGATCAATGCATCCTTGGCTGCGCGCTCCGGACTCATCGCCTTTGCAGGGCGATTAGCTTTTGCAGTCTCGGCCGCAGCAAGTGCTGCTGCCTTAATTGCATCTGCTTGAACCTGAGTGATCGTTCCCTTGGTGACTAAACCAGAAAGCAGGCTGTCTAGTGCGGCAGCTGGCCCGCCTATCCCACGTGCGTTAGCACTAGGTTGCGAAACTTTTGTAATTGATTTTGTTACAACAGTTCGCGATGTCTTCGAAGCTGCGTTAGCAACTCCTAAACTTCCGGCTGTTAGTGCAACAGTTGTTAACACAACAGTTGCAATTGTTCTCTTTGACATTTACTGCCCCTTCGTCCCGTAAGAACTCTGTTAACGACCCCACGTCATTAACTAGTCGTAATAAACCCTCCTAAGTTAAAAAACAACGGCGAGAATCCTGTGGGGTCTATGTGAGTTTTTCCCGCAAGTGCCACCTCTCTCACATCGCCGGTATAGGGGTAGTCCTATATCGGTGAAGTATTTATGCGCACAGACTTGGAATCTCTACGAAAGGAAAGTCCCCATGAAAAGCTATAAGGCTTTCAACAGAGTTTTTGCAATTATGTGCGTTCTTACACTTTTTGCTGTTCAGCCAGGTTTTGCAGCCACGAAATCCGTCATCAAAATAAAGTCTGCAGGCCGAACAGCGAATTCAATTCCAAACACAATACTCAACGGCATAACAGCACCTATTAAAACTATTGGCATCAATGGTGATTTCTATATTGATACAAAGAACTTAAACATCTATGGCCCTAAGAAAAACAACATGTGGCCTGCTGCAATTTCACTGCGCGGAACAGCAGGAATCGCGGGAACTGATGGAAAGTCTGGAACCCCAGGTGTTGCAGGATCTGATGGAAAAACAGTGACAAATACATCAACAGTTTCTGGAACTGCAGGTGCCACAGGTTCAACTGGTGCAACGGGATTAACAGGTGCAGCTGGATCAAATGGCGCAGCAGGTGAAACAGGTGCAGCGGGTGCATCAGGAAGTGCTGGCCCAGCGGGACCAACTGGACCAGCAGGTAGTACAGGTGCAACTGGGGCAACTGGGGCGGCGGGTGTTGATGGATCGCCTGGAGTTGCAGGAGTCACTTCAATTTCTAGTAATCAATTTACATTTGTAAACACTTTGACAGGCATCCCTGGCTCAAGCGCTATTTCCAACAGCTTCGGAGCATTATCGGCCCACAAAAAGTATTTGGTTCATATTGTAATTTCAGCCGTAACGTCATCGTCCGTTGACATTCCAACTACTTTAAATTTGGTTGTCACGACAACAGCCGGTGCCGTACCCAGTTCATTGTGGTTTTTTACAGCAGCAGGAAAGAGATTTGTTTCACCAACGACTAAATTCACCCAAAACATTTTTGCAGATCTGATTATTGACGGAACCTTAATAGATTCAGGTTTTGACTTAATTGCCACGGTAACTGCAACTGAAAATTTAGCGGCGACATTAACCTTGGTTGGCTACTTCACGCTCACCGAAGTTGGTTCTATTACTTAAGAAACTATGGAGCGGGTGACCGGGATCGAACCGGCATGGCCAGCTTGGAAGGCTGGGGCTCTACCATTGAGCTACACCCGCATTTTTGATGCAGTTTTTGTGCTGGGCTTAGATTACCTCTGCCGCAGTACGGTTATCGAATCGGGGCTAACGTTATCGCCTCGGTTAGCAAGGGTGAAAATCTCCTCTAGACTCACCACTTGCGCCTCGGGGCGTAGCGTAGTGGCTAGCGCGCCTGCTTTGGGAGCAGGAGATCGGGAGTTCGAATCTCCCCGCCCCGACCATAACTTTTAATTTAATACTTATATAAAAGGAGTACTTCGTGAAGAGCACGGTAGAAACACTCTCTCCAACCCGTGTTCGTTTAGATATCGAAGTGCCGTATTCAGAGCTCACACAACATGTTTCTGATGCGTATAAGAAAGTTGCATCACAAGTAAATATCCCAGGGTTTCGTAAAGGAAAAATTCCGGCATCAATGATTGATCAACGCGTGGGTCGCGGAACTGTCATGGATGAAGCAATTAACTCAGCGCTGCCAGAGTTCTATGGCAAAGCAGCTCGTGAGCACACAGTTCTAGTTATTGGTCGCCCAACTGTTGATGTGAAAGAGTTTGTAGATAACGAGAAGTTAGTTTTCACCGTTGAAGTAGATGTGCGCCCAGAGGTGAAGTTGCCAGATTTTTCTAAGATTGAAATCAAGGTCGATGATGTCGTTATCACCGATACAGATATCACTGAGCAGGTCGACGAATTACGCGCTCGCTTTGGCACTTTAAATACTGTTGAGCGTGCAATTAAGAGCGGTGATTTTCCAACGCTAGATCTCTCGGCTCGCATTAATGGCGAAGAGGTAGATGGCGGTCAGGCATCTGATATTTCATATGAAGTTGGTTCTAATCGCATGATTGATGGACTCGATGAAGTACTTGTTGGAATGAGTGCGGGGGATAAGAAAGATTTTCAAACGCAATTAGTAGGACAAGCAGCTGGTGAAAAAGGCGTTGTGGAAGTTGTAGTTAAAACTGTTAAAGAGCGCGAATTGCCAGCGATGGATGATGCTTTCGCAAAGCTGGCATCAGAGTTTGATACGTTGGCAGAACTCAAAGCAGATTTTGCTACACGCCTTGAGCGCGTGAAGAAGATGGAACAAGGCGCACAAGCACGCGATTTGCTCGTTGAAAAATTACTTGCAGAAACTGAAATCCCAGTTCCTGATCTCCTTGTTGACGAAGAAGTAAATGAGCACCTCTCCGGTGAGGGTCGCCTGGAAGATGCCGAACACCGCGCAGAAGTTGATGGTCAGGTTCGATCATCTCTGAAATCTGATTTCTTACTCGATGCAATCGTGAAGGCAGAAGAAGTTCAGGTCACAGAAGTAGAACTGACTGAGTATTTAGTTCGCACATCACAGCGTTATGGAATGGCTCCAGAACAATTTGCGCAAGAGTTGCAAAAAGCTGGGCAGATTCAACAACTCGTTGCAGAAGTTGCTCGCGCCAAAGCACTCGCTGGTGTTCTCTCTCGTATCTCAATAAAAGATGCATCGGGTGCAGCAATTGATCTTGAAGCCCTTGCTCCAAAGCCAGCACCTGCCGTCGAGTAATCTCTGCGCTCTGAGCGAACATGAGCGCTTTCACGCGCTTTATTGCAGTAATTGGGAAGCATTTTTGTGCTGACATTGTTAAGGTCACTACAGGAGAAATAAATATCAGGAGGATCTCACGTGGAGCACATGAAAGCGCAGACACCGCAGATAGTTGCGCAAGCATCACCAGCATCAATGGGTGGACTAGATGAACAGGTTTACAGTCGTTTGCTCCGTGAACGAATTATTTTTCTAGCAGGTCAAGTTGAAGACAACATGGCAAATGCTATTTGCGCACAGATTCTTTTACTCGCCGCAGAAGATACAGAAAAAGACATCTACCTTTATATCAATTCACCAGGTGGATCCATCACAGCAGGTATGGCCATTTATGACACGATGCAATTCGTTAAAAACGATGTAGCAACTGTTGCAATGGGAATGGCTGCATCAATGGGTCAATTCTTGCTAACAGCTGGTGCTCCAGGAAAACGTTATGCACTTCCAAATGCACGCATCTTGATGCACCAACCACTCGGTGGCATCGGTGGAACTGCAACAGATATTCGTATTCAAGCTGAGAACATGGCAGCAATTAAGAAAAAGATGGCAGAACTCATTGCTCATCACACTGGTCAAAGCGTTGAGAAAATTACTGCAGATTCAGATCGTGATCGCTGGTTTACAGCTGAAGAAGCCAAGGAATATGGCTTTGTGGATCAAATCGCACAATCAGAAGGTCAAGTTTCCGGCAATGCAGGAAAGGCTAAATAATGAATAACATTCCAGAGATTACAAATCGCTACGTTCTTCCAACAATTGAAGAAAAAACTGCGTATGGATTTAAGCGTTTAGATCCATATACAAAGTTATTTGAAGAGCGCATTATTTTCCTTGGCCAACCAATTGATGACACTGTTGCAAACGATGTTATGGCGCAGTTGTTAACTCTTGAATCAATGGATCCAGATCGCGACATCATGATTTACATCAACTCACCTGGTGGCTCCTTTACAGCGCTGACAGCAATTTATGACACGATGCAATTCGTGCGCCCAGATGTCATGACAATTTGTCTTGGCCAAGCAGCATCTGCTGCAGCTGTTCTGCTGGCAGGGGGTGCAAAAGGCAAGCGCTATGCACTTGAAAATTCTCGCATCATGATTCATCAACCATCTTCTGAAGGTGGCGGACAAGCATCTGATATCGAAATTCAAGCTCGCGAAATTCTGCGCATGCGCACACTTCTTGAAGAGTTAATCTCTCGTCACTCAACTCGCTCACCTGCAGAAATTGCCGCAGATATCGAACGTGACAAGATTCTTACATCTGCAGAAGCAGTCGAGTACGGACTTATCGATCAGGTTCTAGCGAGTCGTAAAGCAAAGGCTAAGTAAGAACTTTTTCGCATAATTATTCTCTCGGCGAACAAAGTAGACCTTCTTTATCCCGCGTATTCACACGCCTTC belongs to Candidatus Planktophila limnetica and includes:
- a CDS encoding MFS transporter, coding for MGVTFVTLAITAGFRSASSVLIIPLEDSFGWGREQVSLAVAINVLVYGLVAPFAAALMERFGIRRVVMSALLSVSAGAGLTIFMNAPWQLMALWGFVVGASTGSLALVFAATVANRWFVEKRGIVIGVLTASSATGQLIFLPGLSRIAEVNGWKSVSLTITFVALALLPLVWLFLKERPQDVGVLPYGAPDNWQPPAKSSMSAGALAIDTLKQASKKKDFWYLFGSFFVCGLSTNGLIGTHFIPAAHDHGMGTTTAASLLALVGVFDLVGTIASGWLTDKYDPRKLLFFYYGFRGLSLLLLPSILFASIHPSTLVFVIFYGLDWVATVPPTIMLCRTILGPERATVVYGWVFVAHQIGGAIAAFGAAVLRVQFGDYAIAFYISAVLCLITSYFVLQIAKGQSREAITT
- the trmB gene encoding tRNA (guanosine(46)-N7)-methyltransferase TrmB — translated: MTRAQNAALVRSWDQFGIIAGTSIDIDHLFPSAKEVIVEIGFGMGDATAEIAKAHPDNGYIAIEVHPPGIGKLLSLIEEHELSNVRIIEGDAIEILETMFADHSINGFHLFFPDPWPKMKHNKRRIVNAEFLALIHLKLKASGYINIATDWVAYAESIQAVFAGSTLFTGGEVSRPTWRPYTKFEGKGLDKDHRISDFHYQVKD
- a CDS encoding ATP-dependent Clp protease proteolytic subunit, with translation MKAQTPQIVAQASPASMGGLDEQVYSRLLRERIIFLAGQVEDNMANAICAQILLLAAEDTEKDIYLYINSPGGSITAGMAIYDTMQFVKNDVATVAMGMAASMGQFLLTAGAPGKRYALPNARILMHQPLGGIGGTATDIRIQAENMAAIKKKMAELIAHHTGQSVEKITADSDRDRWFTAEEAKEYGFVDQIAQSEGQVSGNAGKAK
- a CDS encoding HNH endonuclease, which gives rise to MLRTLVLNATYEPLGVISDRRALILCLNSRATMVEDSGTVLRYSSGEIALPSVIRLNKFVRIPYRHSVPLSRRAIFARDGGRCVYCAAPATSIDHVIPRSRGGAHNWENVVSACHRCNHTKADKPLKDLGWRLRTLPREPVGAAWRILGTGRTDKTWLPYLEPFGVAAATA
- a CDS encoding ATP-dependent Clp protease proteolytic subunit, with translation MNNIPEITNRYVLPTIEEKTAYGFKRLDPYTKLFEERIIFLGQPIDDTVANDVMAQLLTLESMDPDRDIMIYINSPGGSFTALTAIYDTMQFVRPDVMTICLGQAASAAAVLLAGGAKGKRYALENSRIMIHQPSSEGGGQASDIEIQAREILRMRTLLEELISRHSTRSPAEIAADIERDKILTSAEAVEYGLIDQVLASRKAKAK
- a CDS encoding mechanosensitive ion channel family protein, which produces MSESFQQIWQWFSGSPLRILLVIAGALFTQYFGGRAIDRAMTRLATADLVPGPTNSVSRQKERARTTGTVLSSTLNAIIWVLAVAMILGEFGFNLGPIIASAGVIGVALGLGAQTLVRDILSGIFMLIEDQYGVGDLVDVLDVKGTVEKVGLRITTIRDTQGTLWYLRNGEILKVGNLSQSG
- a CDS encoding globin, with protein sequence MSTIYDEIGSEAFEQLVSHFYALVSINPVIAPMYPKDDLHGAALRLKMFLEQYWGGPTTYTEERGHPRLRMRHAEFHIDTKARDEWLSCMREAVADLKIREDLKIQLWEYLEMAANAMVNQPD
- a CDS encoding acyl-CoA thioesterase, which gives rise to MRHSAKVHVRWDDLDAFGHINNAAYLVFVQEARADFTWFTREKAGKKPLLADMVVARAEIDYIEPIYDGGMEIECQIWITRIGNASFEMEYELIHKGVIRARVKTTQVAVSIETKKSRPLSDEEREFLSEYLEETK
- the pepN gene encoding aminopeptidase N, whose translation is MPGVNLTRDEASTRSTLVKTHSYRIDLDLTTSAETFIAKTTVKFSGLKPGASTFIDAVGKRVLSAKLNGVAFEVKDYDGETIHLPALAAENELFLEIEANYSNTGEGLHRFVDPADNEVYLYTQFETGDARQMYACFDQPDQKATFTISAITPKHWEVISNYDIDSVTDVGSDSKLTQFKESQIISTYVTAIVAGAYQYVKDEYVGEKIIPLGIYARKSFFKHVDADNIFKVTKQGFAYFEKTFGLAYPFGKYDQLAVAEYNWGAMENVGCVTFHEDVLIFRSKVTESKHLGRASTILHEMAHMWFGDLVTMAWWEDLWLNESFAEWASYMATSEATQYTNAWTEFNALRKNWAYRQDQLSTTHPIATEMKDLEDVKTNFDGISYAKGASVLQQLVEHVGRENFIKGLRIYFTKHAFKNTTLNDLMVELEATSGRDLKPWAATWLQTAGVNTLRPEIEIESGVYKKLAIKQEAPTMPVGSKELRPHRLRVALFDIAGDSLVKRKSVALDVAGAMTEVVELKGEKQADLVLINDGDLSYAKLRFDDRSIATLKSHLGGLKEPLARSLIWASLWDSVRDGELSASDYIAIALNALGTESDISIVSATNTNIETAIWLYAAPSHRAALRATVSDALHGFLKAAPAASDHQLSFARAFAESAATDAQGREILEILNGSVKGLTVDAEIRWHLVICAIKRGLLGPVDIDAEVAKDNTAHGKQYGALAHAAIPTAAAKERAFTAVTSEKLSNTIHSYTCRGFNVAMQSELLTPFVDQYFAILIDLWTTAGYEIAETTATMLFPSFVVSEETLAKAQKWIDATGKDAPSALRRVIIEGRDGLARSLRAQSKDA
- a CDS encoding ribose-5-phosphate isomerase, whose amino-acid sequence is MRVHIGSDHAGLELKNSLIEHLKSSGHDVIDHGPHEYDALDDYPVFCIPAAQAVASEKGSFGIVLGGSGNGEQMAANKVKGIRAALVWSVETAKLAREHNDANVIAIGGRMHSIDVCKELIDAFLATPFSNDQRHIRRIGQVSNFETKGSI
- the tig gene encoding trigger factor, with the translated sequence MKSTVETLSPTRVRLDIEVPYSELTQHVSDAYKKVASQVNIPGFRKGKIPASMIDQRVGRGTVMDEAINSALPEFYGKAAREHTVLVIGRPTVDVKEFVDNEKLVFTVEVDVRPEVKLPDFSKIEIKVDDVVITDTDITEQVDELRARFGTLNTVERAIKSGDFPTLDLSARINGEEVDGGQASDISYEVGSNRMIDGLDEVLVGMSAGDKKDFQTQLVGQAAGEKGVVEVVVKTVKERELPAMDDAFAKLASEFDTLAELKADFATRLERVKKMEQGAQARDLLVEKLLAETEIPVPDLLVDEEVNEHLSGEGRLEDAEHRAEVDGQVRSSLKSDFLLDAIVKAEEVQVTEVELTEYLVRTSQRYGMAPEQFAQELQKAGQIQQLVAEVARAKALAGVLSRISIKDASGAAIDLEALAPKPAPAVE